The following are encoded in a window of Caldicellulosiruptor danielii genomic DNA:
- a CDS encoding HPr family phosphocarrier protein: MQSLHMKIENSQGISSRAAALLVQVASKFKSLILIEKDEKRANAKSIMGLMSLMVDYGDEVTIITDGEDEKEALDAVLRLIQSDFSEQVADEITQQETKKENNKENGKDNIE; the protein is encoded by the coding sequence ATGCAAAGCCTTCACATGAAGATTGAAAATTCTCAGGGAATCTCCTCAAGAGCTGCAGCCCTGCTTGTCCAGGTTGCAAGTAAGTTCAAGTCCCTAATTTTAATAGAAAAAGATGAAAAAAGAGCCAATGCAAAGAGTATAATGGGTTTGATGTCGCTTATGGTGGACTATGGCGATGAAGTGACAATTATCACAGATGGTGAGGATGAAAAAGAAGCACTGGATGCTGTTTTAAGGCTTATTCAGTCAGATTTCAGCGAGCAAGTTGCTGATGAAATCACACAACAAGAAACAAAAAAGGAAAATAATAAAGAAAATGGCAAAGATAATATTGAATAA
- the rapZ gene encoding RNase adapter RapZ yields MEIVIITGMSGAGKSLAIRAFEDMGFFCVDNLPPQFLPKIAELASATKEKISRIAAVVDIRGGELFDDFKDVLQELKKDDRNFKLLFLDAHDEVLIKRYKETRRKHPLSHEGDGSILEAIEKEREKLEDIKRYADFIIDTSTLLPKDLKEKLFEIFVQQKSKEAMLITIMSFGFKYGLPLDADLVFDVRFIPNPFYVDTLKHKTGKDPEVKEYVLMWDVTKEFLQKLFDLILFLIPNYAEEGKGQLVIAIGCTGGKHRSVTVAEELKKTIENQGYKVSIFHRDIEKDIKG; encoded by the coding sequence TTGGAGATAGTAATAATAACTGGTATGTCTGGTGCTGGTAAGAGCTTGGCAATAAGGGCGTTTGAAGACATGGGATTTTTTTGTGTAGACAACCTGCCACCGCAGTTTTTACCTAAGATTGCTGAGCTTGCGAGTGCAACAAAAGAAAAGATTTCAAGGATTGCTGCTGTTGTAGACATTCGTGGCGGTGAGCTTTTTGACGACTTCAAGGATGTTCTTCAGGAACTGAAAAAAGATGACCGCAACTTTAAACTCCTCTTTTTAGATGCACATGATGAGGTTCTTATCAAGCGGTATAAAGAGACAAGGCGAAAACATCCTCTAAGTCATGAAGGTGACGGGAGCATTTTAGAAGCCATTGAAAAGGAAAGAGAAAAGCTTGAGGATATAAAAAGGTATGCGGACTTTATAATTGATACATCCACGCTTTTGCCAAAGGATTTAAAAGAGAAACTCTTTGAGATTTTTGTCCAGCAAAAGTCAAAAGAGGCAATGCTAATTACAATTATGTCGTTTGGCTTCAAATACGGACTTCCACTTGATGCAGACCTTGTGTTTGATGTGAGGTTCATCCCGAATCCATTTTATGTGGATACTCTCAAACATAAAACTGGCAAAGACCCTGAGGTTAAAGAATATGTCTTAATGTGGGATGTTACAAAAGAATTTTTGCAAAAACTTTTTGACCTGATTTTATTTTTAATACCAAACTATGCAGAAGAAGGAAAAGGACAACTTGTGATTGCGATTGGCTGTACTGGTGGCAAGCACAGATCTGTTACAGTTGCTGAAGAGCTTAAAAAGACTATTGAAAACCAGGGATATAAAGTTTCAATATTTCATAGAGATATAGAGAAAGATATAAAAGGGTGA
- a CDS encoding 3'-5' exonuclease encodes MKKAYLLEKLNLDLLDDAKPNELIILPRRFVINKLKERLVEKNGVLFDTDIFTFDDLITPAKNEVLKTRKIITREQEVLIVFQLLKSIFKGKTSFENVLTYEFTSQVIYLLNLMFLESKDYSQETFKVCENYSFLKELFERYKAYLDQNNLVNFSYLQDLAIKLFEEEGLELKEYSVAKIAFFTDFRCDQKRILKLIAKKIIDIEIFIPFFDDIEICIETAKFLESLGFDTVFSTKKEYSSNKLDSRSCQIKVYSYPNIILEINYLVKEIKKDISERKVDFDKIAVVVPSMERYKDALVQAFSEEMLPVNLSCQKSLIEFGFIKFILELLEFLGGEFDKQNFERIISHRFLNKENADFEILFTKIKEINLLELEQIEFVLEELEFFANLYAFEDVIENLTKIRRIFNRLKRIKNEYDKVPKPFVSWLEKIKKVFEKLGITKEAEFVNDIEFVKAFYQLNEIFEKGQEELKVFDSDFTFEEFLDIFKTILFQKMVDISINILSGIDVLSIQDALGADYQKVYLIGISDDILPHSNSEGFLRNMRLKEELMLDEIKDFDYIFQKDLIHFRTVLNSYDVYMSYPRYYQTETNKSPFLELEGIEEVPVLKSYIPSENKLTYREYKFIKNVNVKDTEKTCKTPQVPEIFHIKDRELIELESCPLKFAFKKFDIDEIEKEEKHFLSNLQLLFSCIQKMLLLKEPEEVYNFLISNIRYTHNQPVKKLAAFDIMQISLEIVKRMNEYDIKEFIPQNMKERVLVIKKMFEGIELQLFPNFVVKVDDEEILGFVKARRESKYEGIDKIWLATYIFELDKIAVIYLFEDPRFVIYENTRDPLDKLNEQILDSVKGKIQKLSNIETYQKMQSFKNCVSCEYSHVCILF; translated from the coding sequence ATGAAAAAAGCATACCTTCTGGAAAAACTGAATTTAGACCTTCTTGATGATGCAAAGCCAAATGAACTTATAATTCTTCCCCGGCGGTTTGTTATAAATAAGCTCAAAGAAAGGCTTGTTGAGAAAAACGGAGTTCTTTTTGATACTGATATATTTACATTTGATGATTTAATAACTCCTGCCAAAAATGAGGTGCTAAAGACACGAAAGATAATCACACGAGAACAGGAGGTTTTGATTGTATTTCAACTTCTCAAAAGTATTTTCAAAGGGAAGACAAGCTTTGAAAATGTTTTGACATATGAGTTTACAAGTCAAGTCATATACCTTTTGAATTTAATGTTTTTAGAGTCGAAAGACTATTCTCAGGAAACTTTTAAAGTCTGTGAAAACTACAGTTTCTTAAAAGAACTTTTTGAAAGGTACAAGGCATACCTTGACCAAAACAACCTTGTGAACTTTTCATATCTTCAGGATTTGGCAATAAAGCTTTTTGAAGAAGAAGGACTTGAATTAAAAGAATATAGTGTTGCCAAGATAGCATTTTTTACAGATTTTAGATGCGACCAAAAAAGAATACTAAAGCTTATTGCAAAAAAAATAATTGATATAGAAATTTTTATACCATTTTTTGATGATATTGAAATCTGCATTGAGACTGCCAAGTTTTTAGAATCGCTTGGATTTGACACAGTGTTCAGTACAAAAAAAGAATATTCATCGAATAAATTAGACTCGCGCTCTTGTCAGATTAAAGTTTATTCCTATCCAAACATAATCCTTGAGATAAACTATCTTGTAAAAGAGATTAAAAAAGACATCTCTGAAAGAAAAGTAGATTTTGACAAGATAGCAGTTGTTGTGCCAAGTATGGAAAGGTATAAAGATGCTCTGGTACAGGCATTTTCTGAGGAGATGTTGCCTGTAAATCTTAGCTGTCAAAAGAGCCTTATAGAATTTGGGTTTATCAAGTTTATATTGGAGCTTTTAGAGTTTTTAGGTGGTGAGTTTGACAAGCAAAATTTCGAGAGGATAATATCACACAGGTTTTTGAATAAAGAAAATGCAGACTTTGAGATTTTGTTTACAAAAATAAAAGAGATTAACCTTTTAGAGCTTGAGCAGATAGAATTTGTGCTTGAAGAGCTGGAGTTTTTTGCAAATTTGTATGCGTTTGAGGATGTAATTGAAAACCTCACAAAAATTCGAAGGATTTTTAACAGGCTCAAGAGAATAAAAAATGAATATGATAAAGTGCCAAAGCCATTTGTCAGCTGGCTTGAAAAGATCAAAAAAGTGTTTGAAAAGCTTGGTATAACAAAAGAAGCAGAGTTTGTAAATGACATTGAATTTGTCAAGGCTTTTTATCAATTGAATGAGATTTTTGAAAAAGGTCAAGAAGAGCTTAAAGTGTTTGACTCAGATTTTACTTTTGAAGAGTTTCTGGATATTTTTAAAACCATCCTTTTTCAGAAGATGGTTGACATTTCGATTAATATCTTAAGCGGCATTGATGTTCTTAGCATTCAGGATGCTCTTGGCGCTGATTATCAAAAGGTTTACCTGATTGGGATTTCAGATGATATTTTGCCACACTCAAATTCTGAAGGATTTTTGCGAAACATGAGATTAAAAGAAGAGCTCATGCTTGATGAGATAAAGGATTTTGACTACATATTCCAAAAAGACCTTATACACTTTAGAACCGTTTTAAACTCCTATGATGTGTATATGTCATATCCACGTTACTACCAAACAGAGACAAACAAGAGCCCATTTTTGGAGTTAGAAGGTATTGAAGAAGTACCTGTTTTAAAAAGTTACATACCAAGTGAGAATAAGCTGACATACAGAGAGTATAAGTTTATAAAAAATGTAAATGTCAAGGATACTGAGAAGACTTGCAAAACTCCACAGGTTCCTGAGATTTTCCATATAAAAGACAGGGAGCTTATCGAACTTGAGAGTTGCCCGCTTAAGTTTGCATTTAAAAAGTTTGACATTGATGAGATAGAAAAAGAAGAGAAACACTTTTTATCAAACCTGCAGCTTTTATTTTCATGTATCCAGAAGATGCTTTTGCTAAAAGAGCCAGAAGAAGTATACAACTTTTTGATTTCAAACATTCGATATACCCACAACCAACCTGTGAAAAAGCTTGCAGCTTTCGATATTATGCAGATATCCTTAGAGATTGTCAAAAGAATGAATGAGTATGACATCAAGGAATTTATACCTCAAAATATGAAAGAAAGAGTGCTTGTAATAAAAAAGATGTTTGAAGGTATTGAACTTCAGTTATTTCCAAATTTTGTCGTCAAAGTGGATGATGAAGAAATATTGGGGTTTGTAAAGGCAAGGCGTGAATCTAAATATGAAGGCATTGATAAAATTTGGCTTGCAACTTACATCTTTGAGCTTGACAAGATTGCGGTGATTTACCTTTTTGAAGATCCGCGATTTGTTATTTATGAAAATACTCGTGACCCTTTGGACAAATTAAATGAACAGATTTTAGATAGTGTAAAAGGAAAAATACAAAAGCTTTCTAATATTGAAACTTACCAGAAGATGCAGTCTTTTAAAAACTGTGTGTCATGTGAGTACAGCCATGTTTGTATTTTATTTTAA
- a CDS encoding bifunctional homocysteine S-methyltransferase/methylenetetrahydrofolate reductase yields MKKSFREFLKEQSTVIFDGAMGTQLLLRGFSLDFPLEWANVTRPELVKQIHTDYILAGASSIETNTFGANECKLKIFGFENEVERINRSAVRIAKQVAEDKVYVIGSVGPLGKPVGSGFEIDARRAKEVYKRQLYFLLDEGVDAIIFETAASTHEVQIAIEALKDLNDEIPYIIQFSFTQELSTIYGEDIYKVIEFLKSTDADVVGLNCGNGPQKTLEALKIFSQHLKGPFSVQPNAGYPQLVQGRLIFSTSAEYFASFVPEYIKLGAKVVGGCCGTTPEHIKAIKEKVKEFLPNIEVEVVEKKEEQKAVLKDTPSELSQKLGKKFIFTVEISPPKGIELEKTKEGVKLLKEAGADTVNIADSPMARVRISPIALAHILKEELGIESILHFTCRDRNLISLQSELLGAAALGVKNVLALTGDPPSIGDHPQAKPVFDVNSEGLVLILSRLNSGTDYMGNPIGKATNFTIGVALNLNADDLEKEIEKLKHKIENGAHFIETQPIYEVETLERFLEKVDFALPPILGGVLPLRSSRHAEFLHNEVPGITIPDKIRERMRNSKEPAKEGVEIACEVVEKIKHMVSGIYIIPPFEKYEMAVEIIRNFKY; encoded by the coding sequence TTGAAGAAAAGTTTTAGAGAGTTTTTAAAAGAGCAGTCTACCGTAATTTTTGACGGTGCAATGGGCACACAGCTTCTTTTGAGAGGATTTTCACTGGACTTTCCACTTGAGTGGGCAAATGTAACAAGACCTGAGCTTGTAAAGCAAATTCATACAGACTATATTTTGGCAGGTGCAAGTAGCATTGAAACTAACACCTTTGGTGCAAATGAGTGCAAGCTCAAAATTTTTGGGTTTGAGAACGAAGTTGAGAGGATAAACAGAAGTGCTGTCAGGATTGCAAAACAGGTAGCAGAGGATAAAGTTTATGTCATAGGCAGTGTTGGGCCGCTTGGGAAACCGGTTGGCAGTGGTTTTGAGATAGATGCTAGACGCGCAAAAGAGGTGTACAAAAGACAGCTTTATTTTCTTTTGGACGAAGGAGTTGATGCAATAATCTTTGAGACAGCTGCATCCACCCACGAGGTCCAGATTGCAATTGAAGCTTTGAAGGACCTAAATGATGAAATTCCATATATAATCCAGTTTTCCTTTACTCAAGAACTGAGCACAATATATGGGGAAGACATCTACAAGGTTATAGAGTTTTTGAAATCTACAGATGCAGATGTTGTTGGACTGAACTGTGGCAATGGGCCTCAAAAGACCTTAGAAGCTTTGAAGATATTCTCACAGCATTTAAAAGGTCCGTTTTCTGTTCAGCCAAATGCAGGTTATCCCCAGCTTGTGCAGGGAAGGCTTATTTTTTCAACATCAGCTGAGTATTTTGCATCATTTGTTCCTGAATATATAAAGCTTGGTGCAAAAGTTGTTGGTGGGTGCTGCGGAACAACTCCTGAGCATATAAAGGCTATAAAGGAAAAAGTAAAAGAGTTTTTACCCAACATAGAAGTTGAAGTGGTTGAGAAAAAAGAAGAACAGAAAGCAGTTTTAAAAGACACTCCATCTGAGCTTTCTCAAAAGCTTGGGAAAAAATTTATTTTTACAGTTGAGATAAGTCCACCAAAAGGAATTGAGCTTGAAAAGACAAAAGAGGGTGTAAAGCTTTTAAAAGAGGCTGGGGCAGACACAGTAAACATTGCAGACTCTCCAATGGCAAGGGTGAGAATCTCTCCAATTGCTCTTGCTCATATACTCAAAGAAGAGCTGGGTATAGAGTCAATACTGCACTTTACATGCAGAGATAGGAACCTTATCTCTCTTCAGTCTGAACTTCTGGGTGCAGCAGCGCTTGGGGTTAAAAATGTGTTGGCGCTCACAGGCGACCCGCCGTCAATAGGTGACCATCCACAGGCAAAACCAGTGTTTGATGTTAACTCTGAAGGTCTTGTTTTGATTTTGAGCAGGCTAAATAGTGGCACAGATTACATGGGCAATCCAATTGGCAAGGCAACAAACTTTACAATAGGCGTTGCGCTAAATCTCAATGCAGATGATTTGGAAAAAGAGATAGAAAAGCTCAAACACAAGATTGAAAATGGGGCGCACTTTATCGAAACACAGCCAATTTATGAGGTAGAAACACTGGAGAGGTTTTTAGAAAAGGTTGACTTTGCTCTGCCACCAATTCTGGGTGGGGTTTTACCGCTTAGGTCTTCTCGTCATGCTGAGTTTTTACACAACGAGGTACCTGGTATAACAATACCAGACAAGATCCGGGAGAGAATGCGCAATTCTAAAGAGCCTGCAAAAGAGGGAGTAGAGATTGCCTGTGAGGTAGTTGAAAAAATAAAACACATGGTAAGCGGCATCTATATCATACCACCGTTCGAAAAATATGAAATGGCTGTTGAGATAATTAGGAATTTCAAATATTAA
- a CDS encoding gluconeogenesis factor YvcK family protein, protein MTMIFDFLKPGIYIKRWIILMLFSIILISASLTKSIDIFNVSMELRASLRIGLFILGIGIFLISLMGLIKGFVRLLNKSLPYRISQKTIFDAIYSKGFLERGPRIVAIGGGTGLSTMLRGIKNLTANITAVVTVADDGGGSGKLREDLGMLPPGDIRNCILALANTEEIMQKLLNYRFKEGSLKGQSFGNLFLAAMTGIAGSFEKAVKLMSEVLAVRGKVLPVTLDNINLCAELEDGRVVVGESKIPEEVKDSKLPIKRVFITPSDAKPYPEVLDEIERADVIIIGPGSLYTSIMPNLVFKEVVESIKKSRAKKIYIANIMTQPGETDGYLLCDHIEAIERHCGGKIFDIVIVNNQPIPHDVLERYREDGAQPVFADKKTIEKGYKVVEEGLLSIHEGLIRHNSAKLARLLSNIVFGKDVIQEYRLGYLRLKNFSKPFRS, encoded by the coding sequence ATGACTATGATATTTGATTTTCTAAAACCAGGTATTTATATAAAAAGATGGATTATCTTAATGTTATTCAGTATTATTTTAATCTCAGCTTCGTTGACAAAAAGCATTGATATTTTTAATGTCTCAATGGAACTTCGTGCCTCTTTGCGTATAGGATTATTTATCTTAGGAATTGGAATTTTTTTGATTTCACTGATGGGTTTGATAAAAGGTTTTGTAAGGCTATTGAACAAGAGTCTGCCGTATAGAATAAGTCAGAAAACCATATTTGATGCAATATACTCAAAAGGGTTTCTGGAAAGAGGACCAAGGATTGTTGCAATCGGTGGTGGTACAGGACTTTCTACAATGCTCAGGGGTATAAAAAACCTTACTGCAAATATTACAGCAGTTGTAACTGTTGCAGACGATGGAGGGGGTTCAGGGAAGCTCAGGGAAGACCTTGGTATGTTGCCTCCAGGCGATATCAGAAACTGTATACTTGCTCTTGCGAACACAGAAGAGATTATGCAAAAGCTTTTGAATTACAGGTTCAAGGAAGGAAGCCTTAAAGGACAGAGTTTTGGTAATTTGTTTTTGGCTGCAATGACTGGAATTGCAGGTAGCTTTGAAAAGGCAGTAAAACTCATGAGCGAGGTTTTAGCAGTTCGTGGGAAAGTTTTGCCTGTGACTCTTGATAATATTAATCTTTGTGCTGAGCTTGAAGACGGCAGGGTGGTTGTTGGTGAATCAAAAATTCCTGAAGAGGTGAAAGATTCTAAACTACCTATAAAAAGAGTTTTTATAACTCCGTCTGATGCAAAGCCTTACCCTGAAGTTCTGGATGAGATTGAAAGGGCTGACGTGATAATAATTGGACCGGGAAGCCTTTATACAAGCATAATGCCAAATCTTGTGTTCAAGGAGGTTGTTGAGAGTATAAAGAAAAGCAGAGCAAAGAAGATTTACATTGCAAACATCATGACGCAGCCTGGTGAGACAGACGGCTACCTACTGTGTGACCATATAGAGGCAATAGAAAGGCACTGTGGTGGAAAGATTTTTGACATTGTGATTGTGAACAATCAGCCAATTCCACATGATGTGCTTGAGAGATACAGAGAAGATGGTGCACAGCCTGTTTTTGCTGACAAGAAAACTATTGAAAAAGGATATAAAGTTGTGGAAGAAGGACTTTTGAGCATACATGAGGGGCTTATTCGCCACAATTCGGCAAAGCTTGCAAGGCTTCTGAGCAATATAGTCTTTGGCAAGGATGTTATTCAAGAGTACAGGTTAGGATATCTAAGACTCAAAAATTTCAGTAAACCGTTCAGGAGTTAG
- the whiA gene encoding DNA-binding protein WhiA yields MSFSSAAKAEVSKKLSLNSCCVKAAAAAFLKFTGNIYELDGKFSFKASFENAQTARSFFLLMKNGFSKHCEVSIKKNSKLQKNYVYTIFLPPRNDNLRILKDLHFVRKGTKEYHLSFSLKEELVKKKCCKKAFLQATFLSCGSITNPEKMYHLEFDVKTKDDAEFLQKVLKSFEFEAKIVERKSHYVVYLKEGDGIVDFLNIIGAHSSLLELENIRIIKELRNNVNRLVNCETANLEKTINASMRHIENIEFIERTIGIDSLPQNLQEIARLRIKYKDASLKELGKMLKKPLGKSGVNHRLRKIDKIAEELRKGGRVYAKPSHED; encoded by the coding sequence ATGTCTTTTTCATCGGCTGCGAAAGCAGAGGTTAGCAAAAAGCTTTCTTTGAATTCCTGCTGTGTAAAAGCAGCAGCTGCGGCGTTTTTAAAGTTTACAGGAAACATATATGAACTTGATGGGAAATTTTCGTTCAAAGCTTCATTTGAAAACGCTCAGACTGCAAGGTCATTTTTCCTTCTTATGAAAAACGGATTTTCAAAACACTGTGAGGTCAGTATCAAGAAAAACAGCAAATTGCAGAAAAACTATGTTTACACCATTTTTCTGCCTCCAAGAAATGACAACTTGAGAATTTTAAAAGACCTTCATTTTGTCAGGAAAGGTACGAAAGAGTATCACCTCAGTTTTTCGCTAAAAGAGGAGCTTGTGAAGAAAAAATGTTGTAAAAAGGCTTTTTTGCAGGCTACGTTTTTGTCGTGCGGTTCTATTACAAATCCTGAAAAGATGTATCATTTGGAGTTTGATGTGAAAACAAAGGATGATGCGGAGTTTTTGCAAAAGGTTTTAAAGAGTTTTGAGTTTGAGGCAAAAATTGTTGAAAGAAAGTCTCATTATGTAGTATACTTAAAAGAAGGTGATGGGATAGTAGACTTTTTAAACATAATTGGAGCACATTCTTCGCTTTTGGAGCTTGAAAACATCCGCATAATAAAAGAGCTCAGAAACAATGTCAACCGTCTTGTCAATTGTGAAACAGCTAACCTTGAAAAAACCATAAATGCCTCTATGAGGCATATTGAGAATATTGAGTTTATCGAAAGAACAATTGGTATTGACAGCCTTCCACAGAATCTGCAAGAGATAGCACGCCTTAGGATTAAATATAAAGATGCTTCTTTGAAAGAGTTAGGTAAGATGCTTAAAAAACCTCTTGGCAAGTCTGGTGTCAATCATAGGTTGAGGAAAATAGATAAAATTGCCGAGGAACTTAGAAAAGGAGGAAGAGTATATGCAAAGCCTTCACATGAAGATTGA
- a CDS encoding homocysteine S-methyltransferase family protein encodes MALLKDELYRRVLIFDGAMGTQLIQHGLKEDECPDLWSVTRQDVVSSIHREYFEAGSDCVETNTFGANREKLKKYGLENEVENINKCAVELAKEVAKEYSGYVGLSVGPTGRLFIPSGDLSFDEAERIFYEQILSGIQAGADFVSIETMSDIKEAKAAFYAYKKAKEELNKDIPCLVSLTFEQNKRLLMGTPPEVAAYYFSLIGCDIVGANCSGGAKQLLEVIKQMQGFSFVPLSVKPNAGLPKVVDGKTVYESCIPDFVNLADELVENGVRLYGGCCGTNPEYIRAISKVLKGKEVSFGSSIQKKFITSVYSLLDISQKFSLYEFKLTNDFSSEAIFELIGLEEDAILVDIDENVEPEGLKAFLIESQDFSKKPYIFNIKTKSHADVIERYYFGIYGAVSSIHGKSAVKVQI; translated from the coding sequence TTGGCATTGCTAAAAGATGAACTTTACAGAAGAGTTTTGATTTTTGATGGGGCGATGGGCACTCAGCTTATTCAACATGGGCTAAAAGAAGATGAATGTCCTGATTTGTGGTCGGTAACACGACAGGATGTAGTTTCGTCTATTCACAGGGAGTACTTTGAAGCTGGGTCTGACTGTGTTGAGACAAACACCTTTGGTGCGAACAGAGAAAAGCTTAAAAAATATGGACTTGAAAATGAAGTTGAGAATATAAACAAATGTGCGGTCGAGCTTGCAAAAGAGGTGGCAAAAGAGTATAGTGGGTATGTTGGGCTTTCTGTCGGACCAACAGGCAGGCTTTTTATTCCTTCAGGCGATCTTAGCTTTGATGAGGCAGAAAGAATATTTTATGAACAGATTCTAAGTGGGATTCAAGCGGGAGCAGATTTTGTTTCGATTGAAACCATGTCTGACATAAAAGAAGCAAAGGCTGCATTTTATGCATATAAAAAGGCAAAAGAAGAGCTGAACAAAGATATACCTTGTTTGGTATCTCTTACGTTTGAACAAAACAAGAGGCTTTTGATGGGAACTCCTCCTGAGGTTGCAGCGTATTATTTCAGTTTGATTGGCTGTGACATTGTTGGTGCTAACTGCTCTGGTGGGGCAAAGCAGCTTTTAGAAGTTATAAAGCAAATGCAAGGTTTTTCGTTTGTTCCGCTTTCAGTAAAGCCAAACGCAGGGCTGCCTAAAGTGGTTGATGGCAAGACTGTGTATGAAAGCTGTATTCCTGATTTTGTAAATTTGGCAGATGAGTTGGTTGAAAATGGAGTCAGGCTCTATGGTGGATGCTGTGGTACAAATCCTGAATATATCAGAGCAATATCAAAGGTTTTAAAAGGAAAAGAGGTTTCTTTTGGAAGTAGTATCCAGAAGAAGTTTATAACATCAGTTTATTCTTTGCTTGATATTTCTCAAAAATTTAGCCTATATGAATTCAAGCTCACAAATGATTTTTCAAGCGAGGCCATCTTTGAGCTTATAGGACTTGAGGAGGATGCAATTTTGGTTGATATTGATGAGAATGTAGAGCCTGAAGGTTTGAAAGCATTTTTAATAGAATCCCAGGATTTTTCTAAAAAACCTTATATTTTTAACATAAAAACAAAATCTCATGCAGATGTTATTGAAAGGTATTACTTTGGCATATATGGGGCAGTATCAAGCATACATGGTAAAAGCGCAGTCAAAGTGCAGATTTAA